One window from the genome of Calliopsis andreniformis isolate RMS-2024a chromosome 12, iyCalAndr_principal, whole genome shotgun sequence encodes:
- the L(3)05822 gene encoding SH3 domain-containing lethal (3) 05822 isoform X1, with amino-acid sequence MAANVRTEMRIPTRSAPRPPVSSTAQRNAVWSSTNDVFGSTLMQQPVQKKKPPPRPPPPKFNQNYAPTPKDKLKKPPRPTNLLINLFGKKRNDQPSTTQLHSQIHNTILHQENTNGSVCLIDLSPPGSPTFTTRSSSDGVSIDSFGSDGNSNPSAFTSSGNTSQTESAFEDDFDFFGISTKKVAQNDPWQLNSVPDPFGPLEVPNHNAIQPVKQVEDSYFYAFNTNSRTDNQVPSNKTSSRTNQSMPTIIRAKPPKPAAPKILQKINQIETKTTSLSKTTVPFTKPMMLNLTNTWSSDTKDSPSPPMPTIPPPAPPPEYLAEVNNDVAISNKQPYGIALYDFPLMREDDLSFKEGDVIYLIRKVNDEWMEGRIGSREGIFPTNFIDIKVPLPDVPDNVVTAIYSFKGETPEDLTFDEGARITVLSRISDDWLYGEYKGRQGWFPVNYVDRVPCNVPSEK; translated from the exons ATGGCCGCAAATGTGAGAACAG AAATGCGAATCCCCACGCGCTCGGCCCCTCGTCCACCTGTCAGTTCAACAGCACAAAGAAATGCTGTTTGGAGCAGCAC AAATGATGTCTTCGGATCTACATTAATGCAACAGCCTGTTCAGAAGAAGAAACCACCACCTCGGCCACCACCACCAAAGTTTAATCAGAATTATGCACCAACACCAAAAGATAAATTAAAGAAGCCG CCAAGACCAACAAATCTCTTAATCAATCTTTTTGGAAAGAAGAGAAATGACCAGCCAAGCACTACACAACTACACAGTCAAATACATAACACGATATTACACCAAGAAAATACAAATGGATCAGTTTGCCTGATAGATCTCAGTCCACCTGGATCACCAACATTCACAACTCGATCGAGTAGCGATGGTGTGAGCATCGATAGCTTCGGCAGTGATGGTAACTCAAATCCATCTGCCTTCACAAGCAGTGGAAATACATCTCAAACGGAGAGTGCCTTTGAAGATGACTTTGACTTTTTTGGAATCTCTACTAAGAAAGTAGCACAGAATGATCCTTGGCAACTTAATTCTGTACCAGATCCATTTGGGCCACTAGAAGTACCTAATCATAATGCAATACAACCCGTAAAACAAGTAGAAGACTCATATTTCTATGCTTTCAATACAAACAGTCGAACTGACAATCAAGTGCCTTCTAATAAAACAAGTTCGAGAACTAATCAGTCAATGCCAACCATTATTCGCGCAAAACCGCCAAAACCAGCAGCACCAAAAATtctacaaaaaattaatcaaattGAAACAAAGACGACATCTTTAAGTAAAACAACAGTGCCTTTTACTAAGCCAATGATGTTAAATTTAACAAATACATGGTCGAGTGATACTAAAGACAGTCCTTCTCCTCCAATGCCCACAATACCACCACCTGCACCTCCGCCAGAATATTTAGCAGAAGTGAATAATGATGTTGCA ATCAGTAATAAACAACCTTATGGTATTGCGCTTTACGATTTCCCGTTGATGCGCGAAGATGACTTATCCTTCAAAGAAGGTGACGTTATCTATCTAATAAGAAAAGTAAACGATGAATGGATGGAAGGTAGAATAGGAAGTCGAGAAGGAATATTTCCTACTAATTTTATCGATATCAAAGTACCATTGCCTGACGTTCCAGACAATGTAGTTACTGCTATTTATTCATTTAAAGGAGAAACACCTGAAGATTTAACATTTGAT GAAGGCGCGAGAATAACAGTTTTGTCAAGGATATCGGATGACTGGTTGTATGGTGAGTATAAAGGTCGGCAAGGCTGGTTTCCAGTCAATTATGTAGACAGGGTCCCATGTAACGTTCCCAGTGAAAAGTGA
- the L(3)05822 gene encoding SH3 domain-containing lethal (3) 05822 isoform X3 — protein MAANVRTEMRIPTRSAPRPPVSSTAQRNAVWSSTNDVFGSTLMQQPVQKKKPPPRPPPPKFNQNYAPTPKDKLKKPPRPTNLLINLFGKKRNDQPSTTQLHSQIHNTILHQENTNGSVCLIDLSPPGSPTFTTRSSSDGVSIDSFGSDGNSNPSAFTSSGNTSQTESAFEDDFDFFGISTKKVAQNDPWQLNSVPDPFGPLEVPNHNAIQPVKQVEDSYFYAFNTNSRTDNQVPSNKTSSRTNQSMPTIIRAKPPKPAAPKILQKINQIETKTTSLSKTTVPFTKPMMLNLTNTWSSDTKDSPSPPMPTIPPPAPPPEYLAEVNNDVAISNKQPYGIALYDFPLMREDDLSFKEGDVIYLIRKVNDEWMEGRIGSREGIFPTNFIDIKVPLPDVPDNVVTAIYSFKGETPEDLTFDEGARITVLSRISDDWLYGMPNVLGD, from the exons ATGGCCGCAAATGTGAGAACAG AAATGCGAATCCCCACGCGCTCGGCCCCTCGTCCACCTGTCAGTTCAACAGCACAAAGAAATGCTGTTTGGAGCAGCAC AAATGATGTCTTCGGATCTACATTAATGCAACAGCCTGTTCAGAAGAAGAAACCACCACCTCGGCCACCACCACCAAAGTTTAATCAGAATTATGCACCAACACCAAAAGATAAATTAAAGAAGCCG CCAAGACCAACAAATCTCTTAATCAATCTTTTTGGAAAGAAGAGAAATGACCAGCCAAGCACTACACAACTACACAGTCAAATACATAACACGATATTACACCAAGAAAATACAAATGGATCAGTTTGCCTGATAGATCTCAGTCCACCTGGATCACCAACATTCACAACTCGATCGAGTAGCGATGGTGTGAGCATCGATAGCTTCGGCAGTGATGGTAACTCAAATCCATCTGCCTTCACAAGCAGTGGAAATACATCTCAAACGGAGAGTGCCTTTGAAGATGACTTTGACTTTTTTGGAATCTCTACTAAGAAAGTAGCACAGAATGATCCTTGGCAACTTAATTCTGTACCAGATCCATTTGGGCCACTAGAAGTACCTAATCATAATGCAATACAACCCGTAAAACAAGTAGAAGACTCATATTTCTATGCTTTCAATACAAACAGTCGAACTGACAATCAAGTGCCTTCTAATAAAACAAGTTCGAGAACTAATCAGTCAATGCCAACCATTATTCGCGCAAAACCGCCAAAACCAGCAGCACCAAAAATtctacaaaaaattaatcaaattGAAACAAAGACGACATCTTTAAGTAAAACAACAGTGCCTTTTACTAAGCCAATGATGTTAAATTTAACAAATACATGGTCGAGTGATACTAAAGACAGTCCTTCTCCTCCAATGCCCACAATACCACCACCTGCACCTCCGCCAGAATATTTAGCAGAAGTGAATAATGATGTTGCA ATCAGTAATAAACAACCTTATGGTATTGCGCTTTACGATTTCCCGTTGATGCGCGAAGATGACTTATCCTTCAAAGAAGGTGACGTTATCTATCTAATAAGAAAAGTAAACGATGAATGGATGGAAGGTAGAATAGGAAGTCGAGAAGGAATATTTCCTACTAATTTTATCGATATCAAAGTACCATTGCCTGACGTTCCAGACAATGTAGTTACTGCTATTTATTCATTTAAAGGAGAAACACCTGAAGATTTAACATTTGAT GAAGGCGCGAGAATAACAGTTTTGTCAAGGATATCGGATGACTGGTTGTATG
- the L(3)05822 gene encoding SH3 domain-containing lethal (3) 05822 isoform X2, producing the protein MRIPTRSAPRPPVSSTAQRNAVWSSTNDVFGSTLMQQPVQKKKPPPRPPPPKFNQNYAPTPKDKLKKPPRPTNLLINLFGKKRNDQPSTTQLHSQIHNTILHQENTNGSVCLIDLSPPGSPTFTTRSSSDGVSIDSFGSDGNSNPSAFTSSGNTSQTESAFEDDFDFFGISTKKVAQNDPWQLNSVPDPFGPLEVPNHNAIQPVKQVEDSYFYAFNTNSRTDNQVPSNKTSSRTNQSMPTIIRAKPPKPAAPKILQKINQIETKTTSLSKTTVPFTKPMMLNLTNTWSSDTKDSPSPPMPTIPPPAPPPEYLAEVNNDVAISNKQPYGIALYDFPLMREDDLSFKEGDVIYLIRKVNDEWMEGRIGSREGIFPTNFIDIKVPLPDVPDNVVTAIYSFKGETPEDLTFDEGARITVLSRISDDWLYGEYKGRQGWFPVNYVDRVPCNVPSEK; encoded by the exons ATGCGAATCCCCACGCGCTCGGCCCCTCGTCCACCTGTCAGTTCAACAGCACAAAGAAATGCTGTTTGGAGCAGCAC AAATGATGTCTTCGGATCTACATTAATGCAACAGCCTGTTCAGAAGAAGAAACCACCACCTCGGCCACCACCACCAAAGTTTAATCAGAATTATGCACCAACACCAAAAGATAAATTAAAGAAGCCG CCAAGACCAACAAATCTCTTAATCAATCTTTTTGGAAAGAAGAGAAATGACCAGCCAAGCACTACACAACTACACAGTCAAATACATAACACGATATTACACCAAGAAAATACAAATGGATCAGTTTGCCTGATAGATCTCAGTCCACCTGGATCACCAACATTCACAACTCGATCGAGTAGCGATGGTGTGAGCATCGATAGCTTCGGCAGTGATGGTAACTCAAATCCATCTGCCTTCACAAGCAGTGGAAATACATCTCAAACGGAGAGTGCCTTTGAAGATGACTTTGACTTTTTTGGAATCTCTACTAAGAAAGTAGCACAGAATGATCCTTGGCAACTTAATTCTGTACCAGATCCATTTGGGCCACTAGAAGTACCTAATCATAATGCAATACAACCCGTAAAACAAGTAGAAGACTCATATTTCTATGCTTTCAATACAAACAGTCGAACTGACAATCAAGTGCCTTCTAATAAAACAAGTTCGAGAACTAATCAGTCAATGCCAACCATTATTCGCGCAAAACCGCCAAAACCAGCAGCACCAAAAATtctacaaaaaattaatcaaattGAAACAAAGACGACATCTTTAAGTAAAACAACAGTGCCTTTTACTAAGCCAATGATGTTAAATTTAACAAATACATGGTCGAGTGATACTAAAGACAGTCCTTCTCCTCCAATGCCCACAATACCACCACCTGCACCTCCGCCAGAATATTTAGCAGAAGTGAATAATGATGTTGCA ATCAGTAATAAACAACCTTATGGTATTGCGCTTTACGATTTCCCGTTGATGCGCGAAGATGACTTATCCTTCAAAGAAGGTGACGTTATCTATCTAATAAGAAAAGTAAACGATGAATGGATGGAAGGTAGAATAGGAAGTCGAGAAGGAATATTTCCTACTAATTTTATCGATATCAAAGTACCATTGCCTGACGTTCCAGACAATGTAGTTACTGCTATTTATTCATTTAAAGGAGAAACACCTGAAGATTTAACATTTGAT GAAGGCGCGAGAATAACAGTTTTGTCAAGGATATCGGATGACTGGTTGTATGGTGAGTATAAAGGTCGGCAAGGCTGGTTTCCAGTCAATTATGTAGACAGGGTCCCATGTAACGTTCCCAGTGAAAAGTGA